The region catgcttaaTAATGTGAAATATGAATCTTGATTAATCCAAAATGCGACCTTGggggttttgctttgtttgtatTTTCTTAGATTGTATGGCACATATTTATCATCCTTTGTAGATAGTGCGGAGGGTTTCACCCTCTCCGGTTGGTTGCACCCTAGGCCTACTTGACCAATTTGTTGATTGGGTAACATAGAtacttttggcacttaaatgatttGGGCTCGAATAAATCCAGAAAAATTACGTTTCTACCCTttgcagtgtgctgtccagatttgttttctctctggaccagttttggaaaaactTTGAAAATCATACTTCTACAACTCggattattatgaaatattttatgtagGTTGTAGACTTATTGAATTACATATCTGAAAAATTTGGGACCATTTTACCTTAcctaatttttttcaataattttcgtAACATTTCTTACAGTCAAATTCCATTCATGATTTCTTCTTCAAATTACTAATTTTGGTGTGATAAGGGATAATTAGCCACCCTTATTCAATTGATTAGGAGGTAATTAGCTGAAATTTGGGAAATTCGCTGTCaataataaatgtgtaattATGAGTGACTGTTTGTGTTGTGAagtgagtgtatatatatgttcctGCCGTGAGTGATGAGCAGAAGGAGAAGAATTATATTACATAGATGTATATGAGTTTGTGAATTGCGAAAATAAgatagagaaaagaaaaagaaatatatagatttattattcttattatggAGCTTGGGCAGCTTATCAATTTGTTTCGAGTTTACTCAGTGGACTTTCGATTTTTTGGGTAAGATTTATGTCCATTCAAAACTTATTTACCccaatcaaaattatttaatatgtgtatatgtgatatatatatatatatatatatatatatatatatatatatatatatattatctggATTTGTGATATATTTGATGTGAGTACATATTATTTGTACTTGtgatttttggtaaaattattagatttattgagattatgataagtaatgaaattatgatgttgGGGAAATTTTGTGATGGAAATTATTGGTATATGGTTTATTAAAAGGAAATTATTGGTACATGGATATTATGAATGTAAATGTTAGTTGAATGTGCCACTTTGGTATAAGATTTTTGATATAAGATGTGAATTTTGAAGGAtaaagttatatttatttttgtcatgAGGATGGTTCCATTTGATGTTTTTATCCGTATTTTCGTAAGAagaaaaagtggggtgttacacaCGTGGAGTTGGACGTGTACTTCTCACACCATGCTCTATTCTTGGTTTCTTCCTTGTCAAGTCCATATGCTTTCTTCTTGAGCTCAAACCTACAAAAACCATCTAAAGTGCACCAAATGATAGAGCTTTGCAAGGATTAGCACATTAGAGCACTTAGCATCATAAATTAACCACAAAAGGATATCAAATGACACAATTTCATCCCCTTATTAGACCCTTAATCTaggtatctttggcacttatcattCGGCTATAACTAGCCTACTCCAATCTTCTCCTTAAACTTCTATGGAGGGTTGCACTATTTTCAAGTACACTCCCAAACGTTCACGCTTTGAACACGAAGCCAACCATGAACTCCACACCAAGTTTTTAAACTCAACATGAGTACCTAATTAAGGGGCGGGATGGGTTGGCCCGGCGGGCAAAgtccgttttgacggctctaggCATGAGTATAGTTATTTAATGGCCAATGGGGAttggggagtgttataaatactTTATTGATGGCCATTAAACTTGAGACTCTTCATTTGCTTTCTACTTATTATCTTGTTTATGTTAAGGTTATGAAAGGTTGTATGGATTAGTATAAATTGATAGTGAAGGTTTAATGAAATGGATCTTGAAGATCTTATGTTATTGTTCTCTACATTTTGTGTTATACTTTTCTCTCTACTCTTCTATTCCACtttgcaatattgttcatatgTACAATCGACACGTTACCGTACAACTATCACACAGAAATTGAGCTAACTAGAAAGCCAAATTACaacaatttttatgtttttcaaccattgaaaataatgcGGTGACTTATataaacaaacacaaaattagTCTCGGATTTTACCAGCTATATTCCCCATTAACTTATTTTAGAACCCAACACTACTCAGTTTCCTACTACAATACCAGTTTCTATTTTTGCTCTCGTTAGGTATATATGCTACTAATTAAGCCAGGCTAAGCTCAACCTGAACTCACCATCTTTTAACTttcaaatctatttttttttataccatAGACAAATAGAAAACCCATATAATGGCTCAGTGACCCATGTGCTTCAAAAACAGAGTTGTTGCACTTCTCAAGCTCAATAAATATCAAATGCAACTATTGAAATTGGTGAATAAGAGATATATTAactcaatggggtagctcaagtggcaaatgagttCATTCCCCCTaggccagctcctgtgcctctcaGAGCAAACTTGGGTGGACCCGGActgttaaacggacggagaaagacacattaaatttaccaaaaaaaaaaagaataagagatAGATTAGGAGCACTATGTAAGCTTTAAAGCATATAGAATCTTTAGAACACAATGATTTTCACTTATAATGTGTTAATGTTTAATGGAGAATTGGAGATACATGAATCCATGCGTCCTCTATTAATATTTGGGCCACAATTAGCTTAATAAAGCACAAATCAGGCCTGGCCAGATTACATACGCATTTGAGCCCAGCCCAAAAATAATCCTGATGTCTATTTGGGCTACATTGAGACCAACCCTAATTAACCAACCTTAACCccgtatattaattattaatacggagtattttgtTTTCCCTTTCCTCCATTCATTCTCAGTCTCCGCTGCACTGAAGCTTAGGGTTTTTGGTGTAAACATGGCAACTGCGGCGGTAGAATCGGTTCAGTGTTTCGGACGGAAGAAGACTGCAGTGGCCGTTACCCACTGCAAACGCGGCCGTGGACTCATAAAGATCAATGGCGTTCCAATCGAGCTCATCCAGCCGGAGATTCTCCGCTACAAGGCCTTCGAGCCTATCCTCCTGTTGGGGCGCCACAGATTCGCCGGAGTGGACATGCGAATCCGCGTCAAGGGCGGCGGTCACACCTCCCAAATATACGCCATCCGTCAGTCCATTGCCAAGGCCCTCGTCGCCTTTTACCAGAAGTACGTCGACGAACAGTCGAAGAAGGAGATAAAGGACATACTCGTGCGCTACGACAGGACATTGCTCGTTGCTGACCCCAGGCGCTGCGAGCCCAAGAAGTTCGGTGGTCGCGGTGCTCGTGCCAGGTTCCAGAAGTCTTACCGTTgaaaatttttctttcttttgctcaatatttttatttttgctacCTTAATTATTCAACTATTATGTGCTCTTCTTAATTTCCCATTTGGATTGAAGGATTGTTTTGTCTCACTTgggttttttaaaaatataatttcagaAGCCTTCAATTCTTACTTCCCCATAACTCGGCTTTACGATCATATATCTTAGTTAATTTAGTAGTAAAAGCTTTTACTTTCTGAGATTATGTGCGTTGCTGCATCTCTCTTGTGTTGAATAGATGTGGTTAGGTTTAACCTGTGGCAGTGATTCACAGAAATTACTGTAGAGGTCTGGGTACAATTTGGTTGTTAATCCCAAGGCTTGGTTCCTCGCAAATGCCTGCATTGATGTTTGAGTACTGAATATGCTTAAGTGCTCCCATGTTTCcctttttaaattgaaaaggGCCTAAGCGGCTAAGCCTTTGAATCTCCTGGGGAAAAAAGGGGTGGGTCTTTTTATACGGATAGTCCACTATTCTTGTTTGGGCAGTGAAACACCAATTAAATTGGAGATTTAGTctttatacataaataaatgTGAATTATAGGATGTTTAGAGTGGAATTTCAGTTGATTATAGTGCTGCTGCAAGGCTGTTTGAATGTGCAGAAAAGAGAAATAAGGCAGGGATTTAGGACTTTGTGTGAAATGATGGTGGATGCCATCCTGGATGGTGGTATGCATACAATCATTGTTGCATGGACCAATCATTgttgcatggatcatggtccacacagctccaatcatggaccaaaaataaaaagtacattatttttgtactgaaggtacattatttttatactgtaggtacattattttagggtacattatttttgtactgatagattatttgatatatattgtcaaataatttacctacagtacaaaaataatgtaccttcaatgtactttttatttttggtccacacagttatgtggaccatggtacatgcaataatttatattcttcACTTCATAGGAATACCCCAGCCCTTTCATTATAAAGTTGAAACTTGGAGCCATGGCAACCAGGCTTTCAACAGTTGTAGGTCCAAGGCATTTATCTTAAGGTTGAACCCCAATATTCCTAGTCCAGGTTGGTCATGTAAAAGGGGTAAGCTTTTTATTCTTAAGGTAAGGTTGAAGCCCAACTCTTAGGGCCCCACCAATCTATTCTCAGGGCCTAGAGTTGAGGACTTGAGGATGAGGTACATGGTGAGATAATATTTTACTAGTAGGAATCGAACATTACTCCATACCTCATTCATTGTAAGTTGGATCAAGGCATACCAAATAAGATTGATTTAACCCAAACCATGAGAAGAGAGCAAACTTGTCATAAATAAGCTTTGTTAGTAGATTGGAGACTATTAACTTCAGCTATATAATTCTAATGCTTTATCTTATATAtggtattttaaattaaaaaatattgatattGATTGGGTTAAATTTCTTGTCTTTTAGTCCATTGTTAATCCACTCCCAATTCATTTTTTGCCTTGAGGGATTACAATTCAACTAGTCCAGAATTTACTCCAGTTTtatatagtaaataaataaattgactgTAAATGTAAGGTTGTGTTTACTTTAGTTGTATTCGTAAAAACCCCCCTAAAtcactaagggtgcgtttggtttaTAGGTTTAGCTATTAGGAatggtatcaaagtcattgttattgtttttggTTGACGGGTTTTTAGATCACTattatgggttttgattacccctttaATTGCAAAATTCATTCCCCAACAAAATAAGGGTTTCTCCCCttccgatttcgattcccataTCACTATATGCGAAcgaaacacaccctaagtataAACATCTTCAAAATAAGACGAAGTAGATCAAACTGGTGAACACATGAATACTAAGATATGATTGATGAGTTGATTTCGCGACTCATTATTTACCTCCGCAATGACTCTAGGGGTGGGATCCTGTGACTTTGTGAGCTTAGAATTAGTTCGGTAAAGTTGGGATCGCCtaagtttttttaatttaaaaaaaaaaaaaagacgacgTAGATCATATAACATagtaaattacaaatttttatacCCTACTTTCAATTGGACCATAATAATTCTTtgactatttatatttatcggttttcatctttgatttttaatttaatcataaatggtttattgattattgattttattctaaatttgttcatttagttaaatatctatttaataaacattaaatttatgtgtaataatttaaagtttggTTATTCACATTTCCACTAATGATAAATCCAATATATTAAGTTTATAAACTCAATTTGTTCATTTCGACAACTagctaatttttaaattattacatttaaattgaaagtcgataatgaaaattgataattaataaaaatcaatagtcaagggatcatttATAGTTCAATTGAAAGTCGAtcataataaaaattgataaatgtgaATACTGAAGACACTATTTCTAGaattaattcttatttatttatgattttcgACTTTGAATTTGTCAGAACTAAGTTATTattctatttataaaaatgtcactcttacTTTTTCTAAATCTATTTTTAAGTATACATGTGCTCATTTGCTTGTGAATCGGGTGATTTTATTGTATCTTCAAAAGTTATttatattaccataattatttctattttttaagaACACATCTAAATAAGTAAACATGGGGCTGTAGTATAAAACTCACTtgagaaaattgcacttttcgttaGTTATgtgataattgtagaattcgtccataATTGTCGATCATACTTACTTTTTGTCTTTAAATTATCATTGGTGTTACATTTTTCGTCATTTTACTAACTAAAAATTAGGGACAAAATTTGTAACTTTAGTATAGtgtagggacgaaaagtgacaCGAAAAGTTAATATAAGGACGAAAAGTAAGCACGAAAAGTTAATATAAGGCCGAAAAGTGTAATGCTAAAGTTTAAGGGCGAAAAGTGTGTACACCAACACtagacaaattttaaaattattctattacttagggacaaaaatgcagtttttcatttttaaattgttgttcCTGCCGTGTAAAATTACAAAGTCATTGATTAATGTAACATTGTAGCAGCATGTTTTTAAGATGTTGTACGACTCAAAAAGTGTTTCCCCTTTCAAATGCTTTATCATT is a window of Ipomoea triloba cultivar NCNSP0323 chromosome 11, ASM357664v1 DNA encoding:
- the LOC115997104 gene encoding 40S ribosomal protein S16, which translates into the protein MATAAVESVQCFGRKKTAVAVTHCKRGRGLIKINGVPIELIQPEILRYKAFEPILLLGRHRFAGVDMRIRVKGGGHTSQIYAIRQSIAKALVAFYQKYVDEQSKKEIKDILVRYDRTLLVADPRRCEPKKFGGRGARARFQKSYR